A stretch of the Actinomyces qiguomingii genome encodes the following:
- a CDS encoding carbohydrate ABC transporter permease — MTAAALAGKRNRRRGLIPGVIAILISIVVFIVPFVFIVLTAGKTQKEASVLEFSLPTEWAFVENFKTVIATQDYVLIRAFVNSAVVTVLAVAIQVILGAMVGYVLQRRRSRWNGVINLFVMMGLIIPPAVVPTIWVLEGLGLYKTLAGLIAVHVAFGLSFCILLFRAFVETIPRELDEAAIIDGAGPVRLFFRVIFPLLRSTIVTVIVVQAVTVFNDFTYALYFLPGQGNETVQLTLYNYQSQGLNQWNLLFMDVLLITIPPLIMYAFFNRQIQEGMTAGAVKG; from the coding sequence ATGACCGCCGCCGCACTTGCCGGAAAGCGGAACCGGCGCCGGGGCCTGATCCCCGGGGTAATCGCGATCCTGATTAGCATCGTGGTCTTCATCGTCCCGTTCGTCTTCATTGTGTTGACGGCGGGGAAGACGCAGAAGGAGGCCTCTGTGCTGGAGTTCTCCTTGCCCACCGAATGGGCCTTCGTGGAGAACTTCAAGACGGTGATCGCCACCCAGGACTACGTGCTGATTCGCGCCTTCGTGAACTCCGCCGTCGTAACGGTGCTCGCGGTCGCGATACAGGTGATCCTGGGGGCGATGGTCGGTTATGTCCTGCAGCGGCGTCGGTCTCGGTGGAACGGCGTCATCAACCTGTTCGTCATGATGGGATTAATAATCCCTCCCGCCGTCGTCCCGACCATCTGGGTGCTGGAGGGGTTGGGCCTGTATAAGACTCTGGCCGGCCTGATCGCCGTTCACGTCGCCTTCGGACTGTCCTTCTGCATCCTGTTGTTCCGCGCCTTCGTCGAGACGATACCGCGGGAGCTGGACGAGGCGGCGATCATCGACGGCGCGGGTCCCGTGCGCCTGTTCTTCCGGGTCATCTTCCCGTTGCTGAGGTCCACGATCGTCACGGTCATCGTGGTGCAGGCCGTAACTGTCTTTAACGACTTCACATACGCCCTGTACTTCCTGCCCGGCCAGGGCAACGAGACCGTCCAGCTCACGCTGTACAACTACCAGTCGCAAGGGCTGAACCAGTGGAACCTTCTGTTCATGGACGTCCTGCTGATCACCATCCCGCCGCTTATCATGTATGCGTTCTTCAACCGGCAGATCCAGGAGGGGATGACGGCCGGTGCGGTGAAGGGGTGA
- a CDS encoding carbohydrate ABC transporter permease, translating into MAATTVSTASRGAADNAPRAGAEKRRGRGLDKYYPLYFHLPAALFFVILFLVPTLASFYFALTRWTLFDMEFIGLDNFAQFFKEPSLVKGFANTFIYAFVTSGAKVVLGLALAVLLTSQVFGRNYLRSVVFFPVLVSTIGVGVTWKVLLDPQDGLVNRALAVVGIDGPGWLTDPGLALFSVAGVDVWKGVGLATVIYISGIVAIPHEYVEAAKVDGAGAWQIFKNITLPLCRPATVTVIILSLIGGLRSFDLIWTMTRGGPGFSSDVIASVIYKQYQAGFYGLSTAGNVVLFLVIAVIVIPLNMWLNRKGNRS; encoded by the coding sequence ATGGCAGCAACAACTGTATCAACGGCGTCGCGCGGCGCCGCAGACAATGCGCCCCGGGCAGGGGCGGAGAAACGGCGGGGGAGGGGGCTGGACAAGTACTATCCACTGTACTTCCACCTCCCCGCAGCGCTGTTCTTCGTGATCCTCTTCCTGGTTCCGACGCTCGCCTCCTTCTATTTCGCTTTAACACGCTGGACTCTGTTCGACATGGAGTTCATAGGTCTGGATAACTTCGCTCAGTTCTTCAAAGAGCCCTCCTTGGTCAAGGGCTTCGCCAACACCTTCATCTACGCCTTCGTGACCTCCGGCGCCAAGGTGGTTCTCGGACTCGCTCTCGCGGTCCTACTGACCTCCCAGGTCTTCGGGCGCAACTACCTGCGGTCGGTCGTCTTCTTCCCCGTGTTGGTGTCGACAATCGGTGTCGGCGTCACCTGGAAGGTGCTGCTCGACCCGCAGGACGGGTTGGTCAACCGGGCGCTCGCCGTCGTCGGCATTGATGGTCCAGGCTGGCTGACCGACCCCGGCCTTGCGCTCTTCTCCGTTGCCGGAGTCGACGTGTGGAAGGGTGTTGGACTGGCAACCGTCATCTATATCTCCGGGATTGTCGCCATCCCTCACGAGTACGTTGAGGCGGCGAAGGTGGACGGTGCGGGCGCATGGCAGATATTCAAGAACATCACCCTGCCGCTGTGTCGTCCGGCCACGGTCACCGTGATCATCCTGTCCCTCATCGGCGGACTGCGGTCCTTCGACCTCATCTGGACCATGACTCGTGGCGGCCCGGGTTTCTCATCCGACGTGATCGCCTCGGTCATCTATAAGCAATACCAGGCGGGCTTCTACGGCCTGTCGACGGCCGGCAACGTGGTGCTGTTTCTGGTCATCGCGGTAATCGTGATCCCACTCAACATGTGGCTGAACCGGAAGGGGAATCGGTCATGA
- a CDS encoding ABC transporter substrate-binding protein — MSIRKSVAVLAVVTVAGALGFGACGSGAESADGVTELSIYIDSDPSSIALWDPLVESFNSSHEDIRISYETHPSGSEGDNLIKTRLSTGDMNDLFWYNSGSLLKALSPDSMLVDLSDQDWAGKVDDNWVQAASTDNGMYGLPVGASFSFGMIYNKDVYAELGLETPESWDEFMSNNEKIAAAGITPVVQTYSDTWTSQVMVLGDAANVLAADPDWADNYTANKAKYAAEPAFAGFQHLQDIYDAGYLNDDFASATYDDGVRMLAEGAAAHYPMLTSNVSAAIGENYPDADASLGVFAIPAEDAANTTLTIGTPNGMYIPKTTQGEKLEAAYELLDWLATPEACTVMGSAITVGGPFVIDGCELPATATSLVEDMTPYYDADNTGLALEFLSPIKGPSLEQITVQVGSGISTAVEGAALYDQDVEKQAQQLGLEGW; from the coding sequence ATGAGTATCCGTAAGTCCGTGGCCGTCCTAGCGGTCGTGACCGTCGCAGGGGCGCTTGGGTTCGGCGCCTGCGGTTCCGGAGCCGAGTCCGCCGACGGCGTCACCGAACTCTCGATCTACATTGACTCCGACCCTTCGTCGATCGCCCTGTGGGATCCGCTGGTGGAGTCCTTCAACTCCTCCCACGAGGACATTCGGATCTCCTATGAGACCCATCCCTCGGGATCGGAAGGGGACAACCTGATCAAGACGCGCCTGTCTACCGGGGACATGAACGATCTGTTCTGGTACAACTCGGGATCCTTGCTGAAGGCGCTGAGTCCCGACTCCATGCTTGTGGACTTGTCGGATCAGGACTGGGCGGGCAAGGTCGACGACAACTGGGTGCAGGCCGCGTCCACGGACAACGGCATGTATGGTCTTCCGGTCGGGGCGTCCTTCTCCTTCGGCATGATCTACAACAAGGACGTCTACGCCGAGCTCGGCCTGGAAACTCCAGAATCCTGGGACGAGTTCATGAGCAACAATGAGAAGATCGCAGCCGCAGGGATCACGCCCGTCGTGCAGACCTACTCCGATACCTGGACCTCGCAGGTCATGGTCCTAGGTGACGCCGCGAACGTGCTAGCGGCCGACCCTGATTGGGCTGACAACTACACCGCCAATAAGGCGAAGTACGCGGCCGAGCCGGCCTTCGCCGGATTCCAGCATCTTCAGGACATTTACGATGCGGGCTATCTGAATGACGACTTCGCCTCGGCCACCTATGACGACGGCGTCAGGATGCTTGCCGAGGGCGCGGCGGCCCATTACCCGATGCTTACGTCAAACGTATCCGCAGCCATCGGTGAGAACTACCCGGACGCGGACGCCTCACTCGGCGTGTTCGCGATTCCCGCGGAGGACGCCGCCAACACCACGCTGACCATCGGGACGCCGAACGGCATGTACATACCCAAGACCACGCAGGGCGAGAAACTTGAGGCCGCCTATGAGCTTCTTGACTGGCTCGCCACCCCGGAAGCTTGCACGGTCATGGGCTCTGCGATCACGGTCGGCGGCCCGTTCGTGATCGACGGCTGCGAGCTCCCCGCGACCGCCACTTCACTGGTGGAGGACATGACCCCGTACTACGACGCGGATAACACCGGGCTGGCGTTGGAGTTCCTCTCGCCGATCAAGGGGCCCTCCCTCGAGCAGATCACCGTTCAGGTGGGCTCCGGCATCTCGACGGCGGTTGAGGGGGCTGCCTTGTATGACCAGGATGTCGAGAAGCAGGCGCAGCAACTCGGCCTTGAGGGCTGGTGA
- a CDS encoding LacI family DNA-binding transcriptional regulator has product MPTHAQRPPRLRDVADRAGVSLGTASNVLNHPERVSAAAIERVRAAINELGFVRNANASTLASGRSGALGLVVINLSNSMFVDVARGAQAAARAAGHNLLLADSDDDFVAQGNNVASFNEARVAGLLLAPMQDSSEHVARLKARDTPVVMINYDQGDESLCTVIVDNEQVGYLAVQHMLDIGCRRIAFAAGGDEQYQPVRLRRRGVRRAMREAAGASFEEIMAGGVKEADGFAVASQIAGRGPETRPDGVIGVSDSLASGLVEGLSEAGVRVPGDIAVMGCDRNSSAGDCRVPLTSITMNGQEMGEAAVRLILDEMARDGLHVHQRVVLTPELIMRGSTAVARPR; this is encoded by the coding sequence GTGCCCACGCATGCGCAGCGTCCGCCGCGTCTGCGAGATGTCGCGGATCGAGCCGGGGTGTCCCTGGGCACCGCATCGAACGTCCTCAACCATCCCGAGCGCGTGTCCGCAGCCGCGATTGAGCGGGTACGGGCGGCAATCAACGAGCTCGGGTTCGTCCGTAACGCCAACGCCAGCACCCTTGCCTCCGGTAGATCCGGGGCCCTGGGCCTGGTGGTCATCAATCTTTCGAACTCCATGTTCGTCGATGTGGCGCGAGGGGCGCAGGCGGCTGCCCGGGCGGCAGGCCACAACTTGCTGCTGGCGGACAGTGACGACGACTTCGTCGCCCAGGGGAACAACGTCGCTTCCTTCAATGAAGCGCGTGTTGCCGGTCTGCTGCTGGCGCCGATGCAGGACTCGTCGGAGCATGTGGCCAGACTAAAGGCACGGGACACGCCCGTGGTCATGATCAATTATGACCAGGGGGATGAGAGCCTGTGCACTGTAATCGTGGACAACGAGCAGGTCGGTTACCTGGCCGTCCAGCATATGCTGGATATCGGGTGCAGACGGATAGCCTTTGCGGCGGGCGGTGACGAGCAGTATCAACCGGTTCGGCTGCGCCGCCGCGGTGTGCGGCGTGCCATGCGTGAGGCCGCGGGCGCCTCCTTCGAGGAGATTATGGCCGGTGGGGTGAAAGAGGCCGATGGCTTCGCTGTGGCGTCGCAGATTGCCGGCCGCGGCCCCGAGACCCGGCCCGACGGCGTCATTGGAGTGTCCGACTCGCTCGCCTCTGGACTGGTCGAGGGGCTGAGCGAGGCAGGCGTCCGCGTTCCGGGAGATATCGCCGTTATGGGGTGCGACCGCAACAGTTCGGCGGGGGACTGTCGTGTACCGTTGACCAGCATTACCATGAACGGTCAGGAGATGGGGGAGGCGGCCGTGCGCTTGATCCTGGACGAGATGGCGCGGGACGGATTGCATGTCCACCAGCGCGTGGTGCTAACGCCCGAGTTGATCATGCGTGGTTCGACGGCGGTTGCGCGTCCCCGCTGA